Proteins found in one Enterococcus sp. 9D6_DIV0238 genomic segment:
- a CDS encoding 5-bromo-4-chloroindolyl phosphate hydrolysis family protein: protein MRTGKLIKIIAYLILAGFVLRFITGIHLPAVIVALVILMVLLFTGSNKKNVKKEEQLPSLTKAKEEHYSESGMTDQEITFFRDTMNTTKKQIIKLQENMNASTKLRAIDLRNDTLRVSKALFKELVKEPKKLHLANHFLYTHLPNLVDLTSKYLEIDDHEIKNKQTYEKLEESAQIIDQVSKLIKKDYEQFVADDLDDLDIEISVAKNSLKRDNEHSENEE, encoded by the coding sequence ATGAGAACAGGAAAACTTATTAAAATAATTGCCTACTTGATTTTAGCTGGCTTCGTTCTGCGTTTTATTACCGGTATACATCTACCTGCCGTTATCGTGGCTTTAGTGATATTAATGGTGCTGCTCTTTACTGGGTCAAACAAAAAGAATGTGAAAAAAGAAGAACAGCTGCCTAGCTTGACCAAGGCAAAAGAAGAACATTATTCTGAATCAGGTATGACAGATCAGGAAATCACCTTTTTCCGTGATACGATGAACACAACAAAAAAACAGATCATTAAACTGCAAGAAAATATGAACGCCTCAACTAAATTGAGAGCGATCGATTTGCGCAATGATACATTGCGAGTATCCAAAGCTTTGTTCAAGGAATTAGTTAAGGAGCCTAAAAAGCTTCATTTAGCAAATCATTTTCTTTACACACACTTACCTAACTTAGTTGATTTAACAAGTAAGTATTTAGAAATCGACGATCATGAAATCAAAAATAAACAAACCTATGAAAAATTAGAAGAAAGTGCTCAAATTATCGATCAAGTCTCAAAATTGATCAAAAAAGATTATGAACAATTTGTTGCAGACGATTTAGATGATCTAGATATTGAGATTTCCGTTGCTAAAAACAGCTTAAAAAGAGATAATGAACATAGTGAAAATGAAGAATAA